One genomic segment of Burkholderiaceae bacterium includes these proteins:
- a CDS encoding PLDc N-terminal domain-containing protein: MIALPHISPLEHAAFVAAGLLTYVIVTRVRRQRRHPYAAMSWVLGIAAFPYLGLPLFLIFGTRKLLRPATRRQPAPSGPWAQAAPLWATRLLAALGVAGAQPQAAVRFAADGDEALAQLRTLIAESRRTLDICTYVLGDDEVGAAVAAALAQQARAGVRVRLLVDAIGNLKSAHRHDALLKSAGVQTRLFVPALGFPGRGRTNLRNHRKIVVADGTRLWAGGRNIANEYFIGRVGEPPWLDLSFVAEGALAAQALALFEGDWQIARGARKATRLDYAERWARHEAHAHDSAAALPPAAPTLPPLAQWVPSGPDFHEDILHALLVSSIFHAERRLLLATPYFVPDEGLLEALVLAAKRGLQITLIIPERSNHRLADWARGRALRELAAAGADVRLLPGMLHAKAVVVDDALALCGSANLDSRSLFINYEAMAAFYGPAEIEWLGRWIGEAARHGKRASAEPPSWWRDIGEGLVATVGFQL, translated from the coding sequence ATGATCGCCCTGCCCCACATCTCCCCGCTGGAACACGCCGCCTTCGTGGCGGCGGGCCTGCTGACCTACGTCATCGTCACGCGGGTGCGGCGCCAGCGGCGCCACCCGTATGCCGCCATGTCCTGGGTGCTGGGCATCGCGGCCTTTCCCTACCTGGGTCTGCCGCTGTTCCTGATCTTCGGCACGCGCAAGCTGCTGCGGCCGGCCACGCGCCGCCAGCCGGCGCCCAGCGGGCCCTGGGCGCAGGCCGCGCCCTTGTGGGCCACGCGCCTGCTGGCGGCGCTGGGCGTGGCCGGCGCGCAACCGCAGGCGGCCGTGCGCTTTGCCGCCGACGGCGACGAAGCGCTTGCGCAACTGCGCACGCTGATTGCCGAGAGCCGCCGCACGCTGGACATCTGCACCTATGTGCTGGGCGACGACGAGGTGGGCGCCGCCGTGGCCGCCGCGCTGGCGCAGCAGGCGCGCGCCGGCGTGCGGGTGCGCCTGCTGGTCGACGCCATCGGCAACCTGAAGAGCGCGCACCGCCACGACGCGCTGCTCAAGAGCGCGGGCGTGCAGACGCGCCTGTTCGTGCCGGCGCTGGGTTTTCCGGGACGCGGGCGCACCAACCTGCGCAACCACCGCAAGATCGTGGTGGCCGACGGCACGCGGCTGTGGGCCGGCGGGCGCAACATCGCCAACGAATACTTCATCGGCCGCGTGGGCGAGCCGCCCTGGCTGGATCTGAGCTTCGTGGCCGAGGGCGCGCTGGCCGCGCAAGCGCTGGCCCTGTTCGAGGGCGACTGGCAGATTGCCCGCGGCGCGCGCAAGGCCACGCGCCTGGACTACGCCGAGCGCTGGGCCCGGCACGAAGCGCACGCGCACGACAGCGCCGCCGCCCTGCCCCCGGCCGCCCCCACCCTGCCCCCGCTGGCGCAATGGGTGCCCAGCGGGCCGGATTTTCACGAGGACATCCTGCACGCGCTGCTGGTGTCCAGCATCTTCCACGCCGAGCGGCGCCTGCTGCTGGCCACGCCCTATTTCGTGCCCGACGAGGGCCTGCTGGAGGCGCTGGTGCTGGCCGCCAAGCGCGGGCTGCAGATCACCCTGATCATCCCCGAGCGCTCCAACCACCGGCTGGCCGACTGGGCGCGCGGGCGCGCGCTGCGCGAGCTGGCCGCCGCCGGCGCCGACGTGCGCCTGCTGCCCGGCATGCTGCACGCCAAGGCGGTGGTGGTCGACGACGCGCTGGCGCTGTGCGGCTCGGCCAACCTGGACAGCCGCAGCCTGTTCATCAACTACGAGGCCATGGCCGCCTTCTACGGCCCGGCCGAGATCGAGTGGCTGGGCCGCTGGATCGGCGAGGCCGCGCGGCACGGCAAGCGCGCCTCGGCCGAGCCGCCCAGCTGGTGGCGCGACATCGGCGAGGGCCTGGTGGCCACCGTGGGGTTCCAGCTCTGA
- the rlmB gene encoding 23S rRNA (guanosine(2251)-2'-O)-methyltransferase RlmB: MSAPKVLFGFHAVGVRLKTAPASIVEVYVDATRRDARMKQFLSRAAEAGVRVIEADAPRLARLAGGVGHQGVVARVQAIEGVRTLDELLDDLTEPALLLVLDGVTDPHNLGACLRVADGAGAHAVIAPKDHACGINATVAKVASGAAETVPYFMVTNLARTLGELKERGVWVIGTAGEAEQSLYAADLKAPTALVLGAEGPGLRQLTRKTCDALVRIPMQGAVESLNVSVASGVCLYEARRQRGGALQG; this comes from the coding sequence ATGTCTGCCCCCAAAGTCCTGTTCGGCTTTCACGCCGTCGGCGTGCGTTTGAAGACCGCACCCGCCTCCATCGTCGAGGTCTACGTCGATGCCACGCGGCGCGACGCGCGCATGAAGCAGTTTTTGAGCCGCGCCGCCGAGGCCGGCGTGCGCGTGATCGAGGCCGATGCGCCGCGCCTGGCGCGGCTGGCCGGCGGGGTGGGGCACCAGGGCGTGGTGGCGCGCGTGCAGGCCATCGAAGGCGTGCGCACGCTGGATGAACTGCTGGACGACTTGACCGAGCCCGCGCTGCTGCTGGTGCTGGACGGCGTGACCGACCCGCACAACCTGGGCGCCTGCCTGCGCGTGGCCGACGGCGCCGGCGCGCACGCCGTCATCGCGCCCAAGGACCATGCCTGCGGCATCAACGCCACCGTGGCCAAGGTGGCCAGCGGCGCGGCCGAGACCGTGCCCTACTTCATGGTCACCAACCTGGCGCGCACCCTGGGCGAGCTGAAGGAGCGCGGCGTCTGGGTCATCGGCACCGCCGGCGAGGCCGAGCAAAGCCTGTATGCGGCCGACCTGAAGGCGCCCACCGCCCTGGTGCTGGGCGCCGAAGGGCCGGGCCTGCGCCAGCTCACGCGCAAGACCTGCGACGCGCTGGTGCGCATTCCCATGCAGGGCGCGGTGGAGAGCCTGAACGTGTCGGTGGCCAGCGGCGTGTGCCTGTACGAGGCGCGGCGCCAGCGGGGCGGGGCCTTACAAGGGTGA
- a CDS encoding type II toxin-antitoxin system prevent-host-death family antitoxin, giving the protein MHTLTANEAKINFGAFLDAAQREPVRVTRRDRVVGVLVSVQDYEAMRAFYANRLQHTLAEVGAQAQAAGLTPARLDELLADES; this is encoded by the coding sequence ATGCACACCCTGACCGCCAACGAAGCCAAGATCAACTTCGGCGCCTTTCTGGATGCCGCCCAGCGCGAGCCGGTGCGCGTGACGCGGCGCGACCGCGTGGTGGGCGTGTTGGTCTCGGTGCAGGATTACGAGGCCATGCGCGCCTTCTACGCCAATCGCCTGCAGCACACGCTGGCCGAGGTGGGCGCGCAGGCGCAGGCCGCGGGGCTGACTCCGGCACGGCTGGACGAGCTGCTGGCCGACGAAAGTTGA
- a CDS encoding putative toxin-antitoxin system toxin component, PIN family — protein sequence MPPRRVVLDTNVLISAALMPASVPARLMQALLQSSRLVFAEPTFAELQTRLWRPKFDRYISVEARRRLLIDLSAVAEWVRLPDGPAPRLSRDADDDVFIQAALAAGADWLVSGDADLLDVPGALGLCILSPRQALDRCHHG from the coding sequence ATGCCGCCGCGCCGCGTGGTGCTGGACACCAACGTGCTGATCAGCGCGGCGCTCATGCCCGCATCGGTGCCGGCACGGTTGATGCAGGCCTTGTTGCAGAGCAGCCGGCTGGTTTTTGCGGAGCCGACGTTCGCCGAGTTGCAAACGCGCCTGTGGCGGCCCAAGTTCGATCGCTACATCAGCGTCGAGGCGCGCCGCCGCCTGCTGATCGACCTGTCGGCGGTGGCCGAGTGGGTGCGGTTGCCGGATGGCCCGGCGCCGCGCCTGAGCCGCGATGCCGACGACGATGTGTTCATCCAGGCTGCACTGGCGGCGGGTGCCGACTGGCTGGTCAGCGGGGATGCCGATCTGCTGGACGTTCCGGGTGCCCTGGGGCTTTGCATCCTGTCGCCGCGCCAGGCGCTGGATCGCTGTCATCATGGCTGA
- a CDS encoding VOC family protein yields the protein MPHNPVVWFEIYVQDMARAQRFYESVLQCQLQPLTPPDSVAGGTAMMAFPMDMAAPGTGGMLVQMAGVPSGGGGTLVYFGCDDCAQPQGRVLAAGGRIDKPKFSIGPYGFIALVVDTEGNCVGLHSMQ from the coding sequence ATGCCGCACAACCCCGTCGTCTGGTTCGAGATCTACGTGCAGGACATGGCCCGCGCCCAGCGCTTTTACGAAAGCGTGCTGCAGTGCCAGCTGCAGCCCCTGACCCCGCCCGACAGCGTGGCCGGCGGCACGGCGATGATGGCCTTTCCCATGGACATGGCCGCGCCCGGCACAGGCGGCATGCTGGTGCAGATGGCCGGCGTGCCTTCGGGCGGCGGCGGCACCCTGGTGTACTTCGGCTGCGACGATTGCGCCCAGCCGCAAGGCCGCGTGCTGGCCGCCGGCGGGCGCATCGACAAGCCCAAGTTCTCGATCGGCCCCTACGGCTTCATCGCGCTGGTGGTGGACACCGAGGGCAACTGCGTCGGACTGCACTCGATGCAGTGA
- a CDS encoding DUF4256 domain-containing protein, which translates to MTNQERDKLLRALQDRFDRHARRHPAIAWAEVQQRLIGQPEALRTLHWMEATGGEPDVIGRDAGACVFADCSPESPPGRRSLCYDRAALDARKANKPGGNALDTAAEAGVELLSEAQYHHLQTLGEFDTKTSSWLLTPPGVRSRGGALFGDRRFGRVFIYHNGAESYYAARGFRAALRV; encoded by the coding sequence ATGACCAACCAGGAACGGGACAAGCTCCTGCGCGCGCTGCAGGACCGCTTCGACCGGCACGCCCGGCGCCATCCGGCCATCGCGTGGGCCGAGGTGCAGCAGCGGCTGATCGGCCAGCCCGAGGCGCTGCGCACCCTGCACTGGATGGAAGCCACCGGCGGCGAGCCGGACGTGATCGGCCGGGACGCGGGCGCCTGCGTCTTCGCCGACTGCTCGCCCGAGAGCCCGCCCGGGCGCCGCAGCCTGTGCTACGACCGCGCCGCGCTGGACGCCCGCAAGGCCAACAAGCCCGGCGGCAACGCCCTCGACACGGCCGCCGAGGCGGGCGTCGAGCTGCTGAGCGAGGCGCAGTACCACCACCTGCAGACGCTGGGCGAGTTCGACACCAAGACCTCCAGCTGGCTGCTGACCCCACCCGGCGTGCGCAGCCGCGGCGGCGCGCTGTTTGGCGACCGGCGTTTCGGCCGCGTGTTCATCTATCACAACGGGGCCGAGTCGTACTACGCCGCGCGGGGCTTCCGCGCGGCGCTGCGGGTCTGA
- a CDS encoding DUF899 domain-containing protein, translated as MTDPALPPVVDRAAWERARAELLTREKAHTRAGDALAAARRRLPMTPMPPVTVTGAHGPVPLHEVFEGRRQLLVYHFMWKRGAPHDKQCEGCTHSQVAMDAAVRAYLAERDVSYAVFSRGPWAELAAYRDFMGWTAPWYSTLDDQDGPLTTRNGGDLRCYLRVGHEVFMTYESTQRGIEPMLPTLQLLDLTPYGRQESWEDSPAGWPQEVEAGSWWRRDGRPVAQWTRIGPASPDKP; from the coding sequence ATGACAGACCCCGCCCTGCCACCGGTCGTCGATCGTGCGGCGTGGGAACGCGCCCGCGCCGAATTGCTGACCCGCGAAAAGGCCCACACGCGCGCCGGCGATGCCTTGGCCGCCGCGCGCCGGCGGCTGCCGATGACGCCCATGCCACCCGTCACCGTGACCGGTGCCCATGGCCCCGTCCCCCTGCACGAGGTCTTCGAGGGCCGGCGCCAGCTGCTGGTCTACCACTTCATGTGGAAGCGCGGCGCGCCGCACGACAAGCAGTGCGAAGGCTGCACCCACAGCCAGGTCGCGATGGACGCCGCCGTGCGCGCCTACCTTGCCGAACGCGACGTGAGCTACGCCGTGTTCAGCCGCGGCCCCTGGGCCGAGCTTGCCGCCTACCGCGACTTCATGGGCTGGACGGCGCCCTGGTATTCGACGCTGGATGACCAGGACGGCCCGCTGACCACGCGCAACGGCGGCGACCTGCGCTGCTACCTGCGTGTCGGCCACGAGGTCTTCATGACCTACGAGTCGACGCAGCGAGGCATCGAGCCGATGCTGCCCACGCTCCAGCTGCTCGACCTCACGCCCTACGGCCGGCAGGAGTCGTGGGAAGACTCGCCCGCCGGCTGGCCACAGGAGGTTGAAGCCGGATCGTGGTGGCGGCGCGACGGCCGCCCGGTGGCGCAGTGGACCCGCATCGGGCCTGCCAGCCCCGACAAACCATGA
- a CDS encoding VOC family protein: MNTPAKNTICLWYDGGAEEAARFYAATFPDSAVGAVHRAPGDYPDGKQGDVLTVEFTVLGIPCLGLNGGPAFKHSEAFSFQVATVDQAETDRYWNAIIDHGGQASACGWCKDKWGLSWQITPIALTRAYTSADRAAAKRAFDAMMTMGKIDVAAIEAAVRG; the protein is encoded by the coding sequence ATGAACACGCCCGCCAAGAACACCATCTGCCTCTGGTACGACGGTGGCGCGGAAGAAGCCGCGCGCTTTTATGCCGCGACCTTCCCCGACTCCGCCGTCGGCGCGGTGCACCGCGCGCCGGGCGACTACCCCGACGGCAAGCAGGGCGACGTGCTGACCGTCGAGTTCACCGTGCTGGGCATCCCCTGCCTGGGTCTCAACGGCGGCCCCGCGTTCAAGCACAGCGAGGCGTTCTCGTTCCAGGTCGCCACCGTCGACCAGGCCGAGACCGACCGCTACTGGAATGCCATCATCGACCACGGCGGCCAGGCCAGCGCCTGCGGCTGGTGCAAGGACAAGTGGGGCCTGTCGTGGCAGATCACGCCGATCGCGCTGACCCGCGCCTACACCAGCGCCGACCGCGCCGCCGCCAAGCGCGCCTTCGACGCCATGATGACCATGGGCAAAATCGACGTCGCCGCCATCGAGGCCGCGGTGCGCGGCTGA
- a CDS encoding dihydrofolate reductase, producing MSKVRVASFSMSLDGYGAGPDQSLENPLGIGGKDLHGWFVGTRAWQRMHGQEGGAGGIDDDFAARGFENVGAWILGRNMFGPVRGPWPDEHWKGWWGDNPPYHVPVFVLTHHARAPIAMAGGTRFHFVTGGIHEALDQARRAAGERDVRIGGGADTIRQYLRARLIDELHLAVSPVLLGRGERLFDGLDMRALGYACEQYTGSSKAAHFVLRRTAA from the coding sequence ATGTCGAAAGTACGCGTTGCCAGCTTCAGCATGTCGCTCGATGGCTACGGCGCCGGCCCTGACCAAAGCCTTGAGAACCCGCTGGGCATCGGGGGCAAGGACCTGCATGGCTGGTTCGTTGGCACCCGCGCCTGGCAGCGCATGCACGGGCAGGAGGGCGGCGCGGGCGGCATCGACGATGACTTCGCCGCACGCGGCTTCGAGAACGTGGGCGCCTGGATCCTCGGGCGCAACATGTTCGGCCCTGTGCGCGGCCCCTGGCCCGACGAGCACTGGAAGGGGTGGTGGGGCGACAACCCGCCCTACCACGTGCCGGTGTTCGTGCTGACGCACCACGCACGCGCACCCATCGCCATGGCCGGCGGCACCCGCTTCCACTTCGTGACCGGCGGCATTCACGAGGCGCTGGACCAGGCCCGCAGGGCCGCCGGCGAGCGGGACGTGCGCATCGGCGGTGGCGCCGACACCATCCGGCAATACCTGCGCGCGCGGCTGATCGACGAACTGCACCTGGCCGTCTCACCGGTGCTCCTGGGCCGCGGCGAGCGGCTGTTCGACGGCCTGGACATGCGCGCGCTGGGCTACGCATGCGAGCAGTACACGGGCTCGTCCAAGGCCGCCCACTTCGTGCTTCGACGCACGGCCGCGTGA
- a CDS encoding SRPBCC family protein yields MPDDRTIHLHRVLRTTPDKLYRAFTEADALAKWLPPHGFTCQIHQFDARVGGTFRMSFHNFGSGNGHSFGGEYLELVPGQLIRYTDRFDDPHLPGVLEVTVKLKPVSCGTELAITQAGIPQAIPLEACYLGWQESLAQLAQLVEPDIPG; encoded by the coding sequence ATGCCCGACGACCGCACCATCCACCTGCACCGCGTGCTGCGCACCACGCCCGACAAGCTCTACCGCGCCTTCACCGAAGCGGACGCCCTGGCCAAGTGGCTGCCGCCGCACGGCTTCACCTGCCAGATCCACCAGTTCGACGCCCGCGTCGGCGGCACCTTCCGCATGTCCTTTCACAACTTCGGCAGCGGCAACGGGCACTCGTTCGGCGGCGAATACCTCGAACTGGTGCCGGGCCAACTCATCCGCTACACCGACCGGTTCGACGACCCCCATCTACCCGGCGTGCTCGAGGTGACCGTCAAGCTCAAGCCCGTGAGCTGTGGCACCGAGCTTGCCATCACCCAGGCCGGCATCCCGCAGGCCATCCCGCTGGAAGCGTGCTACCTCGGCTGGCAGGAATCGCTGGCGCAACTGGCCCAGCTGGTGGAGCCGGACATTCCAGGCTGA
- a CDS encoding VOC family protein encodes MQFIPYLNFDGNCAEAFAFYARLFKGTIVYQGTFGDMPPQPDSPPLPESAKNRVMHVHLQVGTQSLMASDTMPAAPGQDPATCGGGYQKPQGLWVSIGVANAAEGRRVFDGLAQGGAVAMPFAKTFWSEGFGMVTDRFGTPWMVNVSAQA; translated from the coding sequence ATGCAATTCATCCCCTACCTCAACTTCGACGGCAACTGCGCCGAGGCCTTTGCCTTCTATGCCAGGCTGTTCAAGGGCACCATCGTCTACCAGGGCACGTTCGGCGACATGCCACCCCAGCCCGACAGCCCGCCGCTGCCCGAGAGCGCCAAGAACCGCGTGATGCACGTGCACCTGCAGGTGGGCACGCAGTCGCTGATGGCGTCCGACACCATGCCCGCCGCGCCGGGGCAGGACCCCGCCACCTGCGGCGGCGGCTACCAGAAGCCGCAGGGCCTGTGGGTGTCCATCGGCGTCGCCAACGCCGCCGAAGGCCGGCGCGTGTTCGACGGCCTGGCGCAGGGCGGCGCGGTGGCCATGCCCTTTGCCAAGACCTTCTGGTCGGAAGGCTTCGGCATGGTGACCGACCGCTTCGGCACGCCGTGGATGGTCAACGTGAGCGCCCAGGCTTGA
- a CDS encoding TetR/AcrR family transcriptional regulator, with amino-acid sequence MSGLAKSTARRTYRHGDLRRALLDAGIELAREGGPSAVVLREATRRAGVVPNAAYRHFASHQALFGAVRAAALALLAQEIENEVSAATRRLRDAGRRARAALRGVGIGYLRFAWQQPGLFRTAFAARPFGLQEFAPDDPASRGSSGRDPFELLGDALDAMVAAGLLPPDRRPGAEFMAWSAVHGMAFLMIDGPLRALNEPARLVLAERQVAMVERGLLADAVA; translated from the coding sequence ATGTCAGGTCTCGCAAAATCAACCGCGCGTCGCACCTACCGGCACGGCGACCTGCGCCGCGCCCTGCTGGACGCCGGCATCGAGCTGGCGCGCGAAGGCGGGCCCTCCGCCGTCGTGCTGCGCGAGGCCACGCGCCGCGCCGGCGTGGTGCCCAACGCCGCCTACCGGCACTTCGCCAGTCACCAGGCCCTGTTCGGCGCCGTGCGCGCCGCCGCGCTGGCCCTGCTGGCGCAGGAGATCGAGAATGAGGTGAGCGCTGCGACGCGCCGCCTGCGCGATGCGGGCCGGCGCGCGCGCGCGGCCCTGCGCGGGGTGGGCATCGGCTACCTGCGCTTTGCCTGGCAGCAGCCGGGGCTGTTTCGCACCGCGTTTGCCGCACGGCCGTTCGGCCTGCAGGAGTTCGCCCCGGACGACCCGGCGTCGCGCGGCAGCAGCGGGCGCGATCCGTTCGAGCTGCTGGGCGACGCGCTGGACGCCATGGTGGCCGCCGGCCTGCTGCCCCCGGATCGCCGGCCGGGGGCCGAGTTCATGGCCTGGTCGGCGGTGCACGGCATGGCCTTCCTGATGATCGACGGCCCCCTGCGCGCACTGAATGAGCCGGCGCGGCTGGTGCTGGCCGAGCGACAGGTGGCGATGGTGGAGCGCGGGCTGCTGGCCGACGCCGTGGCCTGA
- a CDS encoding MBL fold metallo-hydrolase yields MNDSHGIHVIDTGFVRPRLDAAYLVVEKGRGAFIDCGVNHSVPRLLAALAQAGLAPADVDWLILTHVHLDHAGGAGALLRQLPHARLVVHPRGARHMIDPSRLWAGATAVYGEAEMQRSYGRLVPVPAERVVQAPDGHEVDLAGRRLVCLDTPGHARHHNAIFDPASGWVFSGDTFGVSYREFDSTQGPFIVPATSPSEFDPPALHRSIDRLVALKPSAVCLTHYGPLLPVERLAADLHEQIDAMVDIGRAAAALPASERHARLRAELSALYTGRALRHGWTGGVAAAAEWLAIDIELNAQGLGVWLDQAARAKPA; encoded by the coding sequence ATGAACGACTCCCACGGCATCCACGTCATCGACACCGGCTTCGTGCGTCCGCGCCTCGATGCGGCCTACCTGGTCGTTGAAAAGGGCCGCGGCGCCTTCATCGACTGCGGCGTCAACCACTCGGTGCCGCGCCTGCTGGCGGCCTTGGCGCAAGCCGGCCTGGCGCCGGCCGACGTGGACTGGCTGATCCTGACGCACGTGCACCTGGACCACGCCGGTGGCGCGGGCGCGCTGCTGCGCCAGTTGCCCCACGCGCGCCTGGTGGTGCATCCGCGCGGCGCGCGCCATATGATCGACCCCAGCCGCCTGTGGGCCGGTGCCACGGCGGTGTACGGCGAGGCCGAGATGCAGCGCAGCTACGGCCGCCTGGTGCCGGTGCCGGCCGAGCGCGTGGTGCAGGCACCCGACGGCCACGAGGTCGACCTGGCGGGCCGGCGTCTGGTCTGCCTGGACACGCCGGGCCACGCGCGGCACCACAACGCCATCTTCGATCCGGCCTCGGGCTGGGTCTTCAGCGGCGACACCTTCGGCGTGTCCTACCGCGAGTTCGACTCGACGCAGGGGCCGTTCATCGTGCCGGCCACGTCGCCGAGCGAGTTCGATCCGCCGGCGCTGCACCGCTCCATCGACCGGCTGGTGGCCCTCAAGCCGTCGGCGGTCTGTCTCACCCACTACGGCCCGCTGCTGCCGGTCGAGCGCCTGGCCGCCGACCTGCATGAGCAGATCGACGCCATGGTGGACATCGGCCGCGCGGCCGCGGCGCTGCCGGCAAGCGAGCGCCACGCGCGGCTGCGCGCCGAGCTGAGCGCGCTCTACACCGGCCGCGCCCTGCGGCACGGCTGGACCGGCGGCGTGGCCGCGGCGGCCGAGTGGCTGGCGATCGACATCGAGCTGAACGCCCAGGGCCTGGGCGTGTGGCTGGACCAGGCGGCACGCGCCAAGCCCGCATGA
- a CDS encoding response regulator transcription factor, with the protein MNILLVEDDVTLAQSVAEAIRARGWHVDVSHRGEPVAKSVLQDDYDALVLDIGLPGIDGLETLDQVRTQGSSLPVLMLTARDSIDDRVLGLANGADDYLVKPFAVPELLARLHALVRRHALRRSRVLQVAALRFDAALRRAYHGEQALNLTARESIVVEYLLMHLGAIVARDQLAALVPDWTAATSDNAMELLMSRLRGKIEPAGVRLRTVRGLGYLLEPAAPTDGVR; encoded by the coding sequence ATGAACATCCTGCTGGTCGAAGACGACGTCACCCTGGCGCAGTCCGTTGCCGAGGCCATCCGCGCGCGGGGCTGGCACGTCGACGTCAGCCACCGCGGCGAGCCGGTGGCCAAGTCGGTGCTGCAGGACGACTACGACGCGCTGGTGCTCGACATCGGCCTGCCCGGCATCGACGGCCTGGAGACGCTCGACCAGGTGCGCACGCAGGGCTCGAGCCTGCCGGTGCTCATGCTGACGGCGCGCGACAGCATCGACGACCGCGTGCTGGGCCTGGCCAACGGGGCCGACGACTACCTCGTCAAGCCCTTTGCCGTGCCCGAGCTGCTGGCGCGCCTGCACGCGCTGGTGCGGCGCCACGCGTTGCGGCGCAGCCGGGTGCTGCAGGTGGCCGCGCTGCGCTTCGACGCCGCGCTGCGCCGTGCCTACCACGGCGAGCAGGCGCTCAACCTGACCGCGCGCGAGTCGATCGTGGTCGAATACCTGCTCATGCACCTGGGCGCCATCGTGGCGCGCGACCAGCTCGCCGCGCTGGTCCCGGACTGGACCGCCGCCACCTCCGACAACGCGATGGAGCTGCTGATGTCGCGCCTGCGCGGCAAGATCGAGCCGGCGGGCGTGCGGCTGCGCACGGTGCGCGGCCTGGGCTACCTGCTGGAGCCGGCCGCGCCGACGGATGGGGTTCGATGA
- a CDS encoding sensor histidine kinase N-terminal domain-containing protein — protein MTRPSLRRTFGLWLALSLAALIPLAAAMIYVLVLTPALDSLDRSLTDTAVALSQIVEDHQGQLSLPISAQTARALSADLVDETVFSVADPAGHVLGGSAELAALAPAALAAGQWLFFDGALQGRPMRVAAYGDPCAEGGRVCPVLVAETKGKRTAALRAAVLAAAVGALALALPLAALALLAIHRVLQPLQRASDAIGRLDARQLRAIDAGSMPGEVAGFVQTLNALLARLREAAGAQRAFVADAAHQLRTPWAIVRVEASELLASEHPAALQPALERLHLAAERGSRLAQQLLSLARAEGAALEARAMPQRVDLRQLAAGSADHWLAPALQAGQDLGFDLEPAVVDGHPVLLDELIGNLIHNAIEHAGRGARVTVRTRMLEGGAELSVEDDGPGVPADERELLWRRFHRSRGAGGTGSGLGLAIVADIARLHGATAAIETSAAGAGFRVRIRFPAPGRPVAQPAGAAA, from the coding sequence ATGACACGCCCCAGCCTGCGGCGCACCTTCGGGCTGTGGCTGGCGCTGTCGCTGGCCGCGCTTATCCCGCTGGCGGCGGCGATGATCTACGTGCTGGTGCTGACGCCGGCGCTCGATTCGCTGGACCGCTCGCTGACTGACACGGCGGTGGCGCTGTCGCAGATCGTGGAGGACCACCAGGGGCAGCTCAGCCTGCCGATCAGCGCGCAGACGGCCAGGGCGCTGAGTGCCGACCTCGTCGATGAGACGGTGTTTTCCGTCGCCGATCCGGCCGGGCATGTGCTGGGGGGCAGCGCGGAACTCGCGGCGCTGGCGCCGGCGGCGCTGGCCGCCGGCCAGTGGCTGTTTTTCGACGGCGCGCTCCAGGGCCGGCCGATGCGCGTGGCCGCGTACGGCGACCCGTGCGCCGAAGGCGGCCGGGTGTGCCCCGTTCTGGTGGCCGAAACCAAGGGCAAGCGCACGGCGGCCCTGCGCGCCGCCGTGCTGGCCGCGGCCGTCGGCGCGCTGGCGCTGGCGCTGCCGCTGGCTGCCCTGGCGCTGCTGGCCATCCATCGCGTGCTGCAGCCGCTGCAGCGCGCGTCCGACGCCATCGGCCGGCTCGATGCGCGTCAGCTGCGCGCCATCGACGCCGGAAGCATGCCCGGCGAAGTGGCCGGCTTCGTGCAGACGCTCAACGCCCTGCTGGCGCGGCTGCGCGAGGCCGCCGGCGCGCAGCGCGCCTTCGTGGCCGATGCCGCGCACCAGCTGCGCACGCCCTGGGCCATCGTGCGCGTCGAGGCGTCGGAGCTGCTCGCCAGCGAGCATCCCGCGGCCCTGCAACCCGCGCTGGAGCGCCTGCACCTGGCGGCCGAGCGCGGCAGCCGCCTGGCGCAGCAGCTGCTGTCGCTGGCGCGCGCCGAGGGCGCGGCGCTGGAGGCCCGGGCGATGCCCCAGCGGGTCGATCTGCGCCAGCTGGCCGCCGGCAGCGCCGACCATTGGCTCGCTCCCGCGCTGCAGGCGGGGCAGGATTTGGGCTTCGATCTCGAGCCGGCCGTGGTCGACGGCCACCCGGTGCTGCTGGACGAGTTGATCGGCAATCTGATCCACAACGCCATCGAGCACGCGGGGCGCGGTGCCCGCGTCACGGTTCGCACCCGCATGCTGGAGGGCGGCGCCGAACTGAGCGTGGAAGACGATGGCCCCGGCGTGCCCGCCGACGAGCGCGAGCTGCTGTGGCGGCGCTTTCACCGGAGCCGTGGCGCCGGCGGCACCGGCAGCGGACTGGGGCTGGCGATCGTGGCCGACATCGCGCGCCTGCACGGCGCGACGGCCGCGATCGAGACGAGCGCGGCCGGTGCCGGCTTCAGGGTGCGGATCCGCTTTCCGGCACCCGGTCGGCCAGTGGCGCAACCGGCAGGGGCGGCGGCGTGA